The genomic window AGCTTTGgaaggggggtgtgtgtgtgtgtctgtgtgtgggtcTGTGTGtctgggtgtctgtgtgtgtgtgctcagtATCACAAAGGATGAGGGGCAAGAGCTTCCCTATGAGACTGAAAAttcattacatattttattttattttatttaaatttactaTATActtaaagaaaagcaagctgCAGGTAATGGGGCAGTTTCAGGTACTACCTATCATCTGTTTTACAAGTAGATGAAATGCTCGAttttttgttaaattcagaataaaatgaaatatatttttaaatgggtAAGTAGAAGAAAGCGTCCGTCGGTCATCAGTGATCGTAGCTGACAAACATAAAACGTTCAAGTGCGAAGACAGTATTAGACGTTAATTCTCTTGAATTAATACAATTAGCACAGATATTAACCGCCATTTTACAAACggggaaacagaggctgagaccTGCCTGTCACGCAGCCGGTCAGCGTCGAGCGGAGGTTGGCCCCCGCTGTCCCCGGCACCGCAGGCTGGGCAGAGCCCCAAGCTCTCCGTGCGCTTTACCCCACATGGGCAGGCACCGGGCATTGCCCGGGAAGGGAGGCCCGTCCGAAGGGAGCCTGGCCGGGGGCGTGGAGCCCCGGGGGGTTTGGCGGGGCACCCCCGCCCTTGCGCCCCGCAGCTGGGAAGCGGCTCCCCGCCCAGGCTGAGCGTGCCAGTCCTCCCCCAGTCACTTCCTCGTTCCCGGGCGCCCGGGGAGCGGTAAAGTGTGTGGATCCTGGGAGGGGGCAGGAGGGGAGATGTCAGAACCGCCTCCTTCCTCTTGGCTGCCAGCTGATCGCAGCCCGCGCCAGCAGATGTCTCGGGGCCGGCGGGCGGCCAGGGCGCGATGCCGCGGCTCCTGGACAGCCCCGAGGGGGCCTGGGCGGCCCGGGCATCGCCCCCGCCCCTGCCCGCGCCGAGGAGCCTGCCCCCGGCCAACCGGACCTTCTTCTCGTACTTCTCGGAGTTCAAGGGGGACCAGGGGGTGGCCCGGACCGTCGTGGAGACGGCGGCGCTGGCCCTGATCTTCGCGGTGTCGCTGGCGGGCAATGTGTGTGCCATCCTGCTGCTGACACGCCAGCGGCGCCGGGGCACCACCGCCTGCCTGGTGCTCAACCTATTCTGCGCCGACCTGCTCTTCATCTCGTCCGTGCCGCTGGTGCTGGCGGTGCGCTGGACGGAGGAGTGGCTGCTGGGCGACCTGGCCTGCCACCTGCTCTTCTACGGGATGACCCTCAGCGGCACCGTCACCATCCTGTCCCTGGCCGCCGTCAGCCTGGAGCGCGTGGTGAGCATCGTGCGCCTGCAGCCCAGCGCGCAGGGCCCCGGGCCCCGCGGCCGCGCCGCGCTGCTGGGGCTCATCTGGACCTACTCCATCGTGACCTCGCTGCCCATAGGCGTCTTCTTCTCCGTGCGCCTGCAGCCGCTCGACGGCCGCACCGAGGTGAGCGCACGGCCGGGGCCTCCCTGGAGGGGCCGGGAGGACCGGGCGGGGGCGGGACCCTTCCGCGCCGTCCGACCGGGCCAGAAAAGGGGCTGCGAGCGTAGGTCCGAGGACCCCACGAGGGCAGCAGCGCCCTGGGTCTCGGGGCTCGACCTGCCGCCTCGTCCAGTCCTCGGGGCAGAGCCCATCCGAGAGGGAACAAGCGGCCGGGGCCTGtctcccccctccccgcccccggGTGCCCAGCGGCAGCTCACTGCCTCCATCCTGCCCCCAGGCTCCGGCCGCAGGGTCAGCCTCTATGAGGGACTTCGGGTGGTCACCTCCCTTGTCACCCTGTGCCCACAGATGACCGAACCAGGAACTGAGGGACACTCCTGCTGGGCACCCCCGCTGGGCTGGGCCGGGCTGGAGAGAAGAGTACATGGTGCCCCGTCTGATTCAGGGGCACAGGTGTGAGTGGTCAGCCCGACCAGCCGCCCTTAACTGGCCGTGTTAGTGGTCATCTATAGCAATTCCGAGACCGACGAACCCCATCTCAGAACAGCGCCAAAGTCAAAGGGAACTAGTTACAGTCACTAAAACACTTTTTTAGAGTTTTTAGGCTCCAGGTTTAGAAGGTCAGTCTAAACCAGCGTCGAGCTGCCGCGCCTGGATTCGCAGGTTCCGTTTCTAGCAGGTGGAGTTAAGAATGAGTTTCTGGAAATGTGAATTAGAACTAAGAAATATTCTCGCACTTTTTCGTAGCTGTCTCCCGCGTCCCTCCCCTGTCGCCTTCCAAAGCCACCCCTCGGGGTGTATTTTGTCTTAAACGACCTCCCCCAAATATCCCTGAAATGTCAGGAGCCCCGCCCCCGTACTGGGGAGTGAAACTTACCTGGGCCACCTCTAGTCAGTTACTTAACAGATAAAAAACACTGTAGCCTTAAAGCTGTTGCTCGCTGTTATTATTCTGGGTGCCGATCTGAATCCGTAGACTCCCCCAAGCTGATTTACaaatcaaattgacaaaatttctaattatttttctattgttttttgaGCTTTCCCCTTCAAACTccactcttcccccccccccccccatcatgtGTTAAAGAATTAAAAGCGATGTTTTAGGATTACTCAATCTTCCCTTTAAGGAATAACTCTAAAAATGGGAAGggattttaagcattttttttggaCTTTGAACTTTAGACAAAAGGTTATAATCCCTATCACCTGGGTAACTTCGGGTTTCCAAATTCATTCAttggacaaatatttattaagcttctatcGTGTTCAGAGCATTGTGTTGGGATAGATAAAAAGATTAAATATCCTAggctcattctcttttcctcttgccATCCTCTCGGTTGGTGAGTTCATCTGCTGCCATGGTGATCTCACCTGCCACTTCtcagaaaagataattttaacaCCTGACATTTAAattacactttaaagtttgcagttgagttcagcaagcatttattaaacgcctactATGGGCCAGCCACTCTACCCAGTGGTTAGGcttacaaaagacaaaaacctaaaacagtccttgcccaGGGGGGACATTCCACTGGGCGTGGGGTTGGGAGTGGGACTGGTGGTTATTAagtcttattttactgatgaaaaaactgaagctccCAGGCCTTGGTCTCTCAGCTAGGAAGTAAGTATCCAAGGGGATTTGAATCCCCAACTGCCTGGGAATCTAGTCTATGACTTTTGGTGAAGCCCAAATCTAATTTCTTTCTGCCTGTCAGCTCCAACACTACATTTCCCACCTTTTGGGACACATTCACCTCACCTCATACCTGTCCCTTCCCTGTCtttgaagggagaggaaggggtatTCTGGGAAAATGAGAATAGGAAAAAGGAGGTAGGGAGGGTTCAGAGAAGGATCGCTGTTTTTGTTTCCATGGTGATTGGGAAGGTCAGTGTTTGGAAGATGCAGATTGGAATCCTACATCAGTTTCTTCCTAACTCTCCATCATCTGGTTTGAATTCAAGCTAGCTCTGCTACACGATATGTATggcctatgtgactttgggtagcaCACATCatctcctgggcctcagtttccttatctgtaaaatcaaggtgAGTTAACCAGTCTTCTTATCTTTCCTGTAGCACACTCTCTCATTCATCTGATTTGCCTCAGATTCCCTTGGTACATAAGAGTGTTTGAGAAAAGAGTCCTGCTGTTGACTGTTTTATTAAGGAATCTAGGTGCCTCTGTGGATGgaatgctgagcttggagtcaggaaggcctgagttcagatatcTGTCTCAGGCACTGTTTGCTATGTGACTCTGGCAGGTCATTTCACATCTTTCTCATATGCCTAAATGGGTTTCATGTTGctgtttgccctttgttttcgaagaccaatgacatcacaagtgaCATCTGGACTtatgggtgaattggatttaagtgaggcaaagtcatcagcctccctgtCTCTTCCTGTCATacaagtccagtgacaggacaaaaaCTGGGCCTCAAATGAGTCTCAGAATATTTGTGTCTTGCTAAGTTTTAAAGGGCCATATAAATAAGAATTGTTATTGTTCTccttataataaaaattaagagaaattttAGTAATTCAGAAATAAAGTGGACCTGATGTATCATCCAGACCATTTGTGTCATGGCTGGTTGGAAGTCTGGTGAACCCGCTTCTCAGAATTATGTCTTTAAAGACATAAATACTTAAGATTACATGAGAAActagttatattgaaatagttatcaaaatagttttaaaaacaagtttgtgGAACCAGGTAAAGAACCCCTAAATTTCTAGTCtaacttcccattttacagctgaggaaacagagtcatCATTGTGGGGCAGGATTAGGAACCAAGTCTCCTGACTGTTAATCTGTTAATCCTTTGCTCTTTCTACATATCcagcttgttttcttttcttttctttcttttttttttttgcttagattGACCTGTACAATATAGTGCCAATAATTTATATGTGCCATATAAacttaagaagagaaaaaaacctaaCACACACCTACCTTTGCTCTAAGTATACTTTATTCCACTAGTGAGGGAATTAAACTATAAACTCACAGTTACAATGAGAATGGACCTTTCAGGTCATTTAGTCTGGTCTACCTCCTGCCAGGTGCAGGAATTCCTTCTAAAGCATCCCTGATGGGTGGTAGAGCCTAGCGCTGACACCCCCTGTATGAGGGGGCCCAGTTCATTTTTTCACAACTCTAAAA from Notamacropus eugenii isolate mMacEug1 chromosome 1, mMacEug1.pri_v2, whole genome shotgun sequence includes these protein-coding regions:
- the FFAR4 gene encoding free fatty acid receptor 4, giving the protein MPRLLDSPEGAWAARASPPPLPAPRSLPPANRTFFSYFSEFKGDQGVARTVVETAALALIFAVSLAGNVCAILLLTRQRRRGTTACLVLNLFCADLLFISSVPLVLAVRWTEEWLLGDLACHLLFYGMTLSGTVTILSLAAVSLERVVSIVRLQPSAQGPGPRGRAALLGLIWTYSIVTSLPIGVFFSVRLQPLDGRTEEVLICTMVWPSTEGEIVWDVLFAIFNFLVPGLVIVISYSKILQITKASRKRLNVSQAYSEDHHMRVSQQDYKLFRTLLLLMVSFFIMWSPIMIAIFLILIQNFQQDLVIWPSLFFWIIVFTLANSAVNPILYSASNFQKEWWRVLFSCSSLPEKTGMATETSVRRNDLSVVTDQ